One genomic window of Aptenodytes patagonicus chromosome 3, bAptPat1.pri.cur, whole genome shotgun sequence includes the following:
- the RHAG gene encoding ammonium transporter Rh type A — MRFKFSILALLLEVIIIVLFGIFVEYDTSDVSQTLYPFFQDVHVMIFVGFGFLMTFLKKYGFSSVGINMLIAAFGLQWGTLMQGFWHMERGKIHVDIKSMINADFSTATALISFGAVLGKTSPVQMLILTILEITIFACNEHLVTKTLQATDVGASMTIHVFGAYFGLAVTLVLYRPGLKNKHENEESTYHSDIFAMIGTLFLWLFWPSFNSAIASEPIYQTNAIVNTYYSLAACTVVTFALSSLVDQRGKFSMVLIQNATLAGGVAVGTCADLSIHPFAAVCIGSIAGIISVLGYHFLTPLLASKLNIQDTCGVHNLHGLPGILGGIAGIVVTAVKEEARQGIRLTPGMQAAALGSTIAIALAGGALTGGILKLPFLGQAPDQNCFDDSVYWEVPEEEKSHEIHPNNYDEHSRFEATM; from the exons ATGAGGTTCAAGTTCTCGATCCTGGCTCTTCTTCTGGAAGTGATCATCATTGTTTTGTTCGGAATATTTGTGGAGTATGACACCAGTGATGTCTCCCAAACTTTATACCCAT TCTTTCAGGATGTCCATGTGATGATATTTGTTGGATTTGGTTTCCTGATGACCTTTCTGAAGAAATATGGATTCAGCAGTGTTGGTATCAACATGCTCATTGCTGCCTTCGGTCTACAGTGGGGAACCCTGATGCAAGGATTTTGGCACATGGAAAGAGGGAAAATTCATGTTGATATCAAAAG CATGATAAATGCAGACTTCAGTACAGCAACTGCTTTGATTTCATTTGGAGCAGTCCTGGGGAAAACAAGTCCTGTTCAGATGCTGATCTTAACAATTCTGGAGATCACAATCTTCGCATGCAATGAACATCTAGTTACAAAAACACTTCAG GCCACAGATGTTGGAGCCTCAATGACTATCCATGTTTTTGGAGCTTATTTTGGTTTGGCCGTAACCCTAGTTTTGTATCGTCCTGgtttgaaaaacaaacatgaaaatgaagaatCTACCTATCATTCAGACATATTTGCCATGATTG GTACCCTGTTCCTTTGGCTTTTTTGGCCCAGTTTTAACTCTGCCATTGCATCTGAACCAATTTACCAGACTAACGCAATTGTCAACACTTACTATTCCTTGGCTGCATGTACTGTCGTAACATTTGCCCTCTCCAGCCTGGTGGATCAAAGAGGCAAATTCAGTATG GTTCTCATTCAAAATGCCACCCTGGCAGGAGGAGTAGCAGTGGGTACCTGTGCTGACCTGTCAATCCACCCTTTTGCTGCCGTGTGCATTGGGAGCATTGCTGGAATCATCTCTGTCCTTGGGTACCACTTCCTGACT CCTTTGTTGGCATCCAAGCTGAATATTCAAGACACTTGTGGAGTTCATAATTTACATGGTTTACCTGGAATATTGGGAGGTATCGCTGGCATCGTAGTAACTGCGGTAAAAGAGGAAGCTAG GCAAGGCATCCGCTTGACTCCTGGCAtgcaggctgctgccctgggcagtACAATTGCAATTGCACTGGCGGGCGGAGCATTGACAG GTGGTATTCTAAAGCTGCCCTTCTTGGGACAAGCACCTGACCAGAACTGCTTTGATGACTCTGTTTATTGGGAG GTTCCAGAAGAGGAGAAATCACATGAAATTCACCCCAACAACTATGATGAGCACAGCAGATTTGAAGCTACCATGtag